The genomic segment GCGCGAGCTGCTGGAATCCGGATAGGGATCGAAGCCGCGCACCGAGGCGTCGTAGCGTCCGGTCACCTTGCCGTTCTTGCGGTCGAATTCGCGGCGGAATTCGCCGACGTCGAAGCGGCCGGCGAGGCGGCGGCTCACCGCCTGGTCGATGCCCGTGAGCTCGGCGACCTTGTCGGCCAGACGATTGGTGGCCTCCTTGTCCGCCTCGCCCTTGACGAGGTCGGCAAGAAACTCACCGCGCGCGTAAGCCTCGACGTCGGCGAGGTCGGCGCGCTTGACCGGGCCTTTGGCTTCGCGCGCCACCGCCACATAGCTCGGCAGTGTCGCGACATATTGCAGGAGGCTCGTTCCGGTGAACTCGCGGAAGTCCAAGAGCGGCGAGACCAGGATCAAGCCCCTGACGCCGACGCCGTGCTGGAGCTGCAACTGGCGCACGACCTTCGGCCCGCGAATGCCGCCATAGCTTTCGCCGGCGACGTATTTCGGCGAGGTCAGCCGCTCGTGCCTTTCGAGCCAGCGGCGGATCACGAGCGCGATCGAATTGACGTCGCCGTCGACGGAGTAGAACGACTTCCGCGCGTCCTCGCCGCTTGCCACGAAGCGGCTGTAGCCGGTGCTGACGGGGTCGACGAAGACGAGATCGGTGAAGTCGAGCCAGGTCTCCGCGTTCGGCTTCACCTCGGGCGACGCTGACGGCGACAGCGCCTCGCCGTCGAGCGGCAAGCGCCACGGCCCGGCCGCGCCGAACTGAAGCCAGGCCGAGGAGGCTCCAGGTCCGCCGTTGAACAGGAACGTCACCGGACGCGTGGCGCGATCGGCACCGTCGAGCTCATAGGATGTGACGGCGATGTCGGCCAGCGGCTCGCCCTTGCCGTCGAATACGCGGATC from the Bradyrhizobium sp. WBAH42 genome contains:
- a CDS encoding S10 family peptidase; the protein is MRRSALRRVGLALALFVLAGFAHADEPQPRSEAAAPAGQKGGRGGGAQNAAQTSSSAAEPHRLPPDSTTKQTLDLPGRTLNFTATAGSIRVFDGKGEPLADIAVTSYELDGADRATRPVTFLFNGGPGASSAWLQFGAAGPWRLPLDGEALSPSASPEVKPNAETWLDFTDLVFVDPVSTGYSRFVASGEDARKSFYSVDGDVNSIALVIRRWLERHERLTSPKYVAGESYGGIRGPKVVRQLQLQHGVGVRGLILVSPLLDFREFTGTSLLQYVATLPSYVAVAREAKGPVKRADLADVEAYARGEFLADLVKGEADKEATNRLADKVAELTGIDQAVSRRLAGRFDVGEFRREFDRKNGKVTGRYDASVRGFDPYPDSSSSRFGDPSGDALQAPLTSAAVDVLSRKLNWRPDGSYEVLNGAVEGHWDFGRGINPPQSVSELRQILATDAKLNVLVAHGLFDLATPYFGTKRVLDQLPAFATQRVKFVVYPGGHMFYSRDGSRQALRSEVEALIRE